Genomic DNA from Chitinivorax sp. PXF-14:
GCCGGCGGCGGGCCAGCGGCAGCGTCAGTGCGAGGCCGAACAGCAGCATCAGCCAGCTCGCCGGCTCGGGTACGGCCGCCACGCGGTAGTCCATGCCCGAGTCGCTGCTCATCGTGTAGCTGCCGAGCAGCTGGCCGCTGGCATCGCGCACCGAGCTGGTGCCGCCCCAGTTCAGCGTGTGGTTGAAGGCGACGCTGGCGAAGGTGGGGCAGCCGGGGCACTGCAGCCCCGCCGACAGCGAATCGGCGCGTAGCGTGGCGTAGAAGTTCTGCGGCTGGCCGAGCACGATCTGCATGACGAAGGGCAGCGACATCGTTTCGCGAGGCGAGTTGATCTGGCGGAAACAGGCCTCGCCGACCACGAATTTCGGCGGCCCCTCGCCGCAACGGGTCGAGATCGGTTGCAGGCCCGGG
This window encodes:
- a CDS encoding PEP-CTERM sorting domain-containing protein, with the protein product KTTANFTLRLVGNACPPDYPLGSSVHSANSGGQAAEYRVADAQAVARIGSIGAYASTAWSIPGNLRRDSINAYATAEASWHDTITINAPGHNGQSGLWSGVLNLTGSGSYYVQDADPDRPAYAFNDIDVKAPGLQPISTRCGEGPPKFVVGEACFRQINSPRETMSLPFVMQIVLGQPQNFYATLRADSLSAGLQCPGCPTFASVAFNHTLNWGGTSSVRDASGQLLGSYTMSSDSGMDYRVAAVPEPASWLMLLFGLALTLPLARRRRS